The proteins below come from a single Mya arenaria isolate MELC-2E11 chromosome 8, ASM2691426v1 genomic window:
- the LOC128244436 gene encoding uncharacterized protein LOC128244436: MKVHVFGNRPSPAVAAYGLRKTALISSGEFGLDVTDFIMNNFYVDDGLTSVPTEEQAVTLIVGTQSALMKNGNLRLHKIASNSMNVLNDLPREDLARNLTDIDLSCSEIPLQHSLGLCWNIKNDTFTFQVSKDVIYYD, encoded by the coding sequence ATGAAAGTACATGTCTTCGGAAACCGTCCATCACCCGCGGTTGCAGCATATGGTTTGCGCAAGACAGCTTTGATTAGTTCTGGCGAGTTCGGCTTGGACGTGACAGACTTCATCATGAACAATTTCTACGTAGATGATGGCCTCACATCTGTTCCTACAGAAGAACAGGCAGTCACCTTGATAGTTGGCACACAGTCAGCTTTGATGAAAAATGGTAATTTGCGCCTTCACAAGATTGCCTCGAACAGTATGAATGTGTTGAATGATTTACCCCGTGAAGATTTAGCCAGAAATCTAACAGATATAGACCTTTCCTGCAGTGAGATTCCATTACAACACAGCCTAGGACTCTGCTGGAATATAAAGAATGACACTTTCACGTTTCAAGTATCGAAAGATGTGATTTACTATGATTAA